One window of the candidate division WOR-3 bacterium genome contains the following:
- the rpmI gene encoding 50S ribosomal protein L35, translating into MRKLKTVSSLKKRIKITGRGKFLHAHGGTSHNNAYKSKSRKRRLRLPSEVTPTESRRLRRLLPYS; encoded by the coding sequence ATGAGAAAACTAAAAACTGTCAGTTCGTTGAAAAAGAGAATCAAGATTACCGGCCGGGGTAAGTTCCTGCATGCCCACGGTGGTACGAGTCACAACAATGCATACAAGTCGAAGTCACGTAAGCGCCGACTACGCCTGCCGTCCGAAGTCACACCGACTGAATCCAGACGGCTCCGTCGGCTTCTCCCCTATTCGTAA